The proteins below are encoded in one region of Dehalococcoidia bacterium:
- a CDS encoding CAP domain-containing protein: protein MAHLFAIPTMRRNAGSGRPFGGRLLPALLLALCALLGPARAARGAQAAAGTPVTYSAGWNLVALPSGTVLPASVGPAYSLTADGNAYEQVANGGAVGGRALWIFFPQDTTLTLDRSAAETSRTVAPPGQHALVGNPSSDATLDISGADAAYSFDPQQGWEAVTSLEPGRGALVQVGAAGSVTLGKVTGDALDATLNQLQNTLSDAPTDRDAVEGVARVAGELLRSRQYARVQALLDDMRRTQEEGLRRTGSAPLPALSANEQRAVVTVRENVAAARDATDAGSVAAADAAIEQARTAAQAASDEAVAVARGGDAAPASLSWEAAGQSAPNTGLAAAGALLRGTLLLTGLGTPPSDMVWTLVSTLSSGGACQVTPAAFTLDGEEQRMLALVNQLRAAHGLAPLQLSANLERTAAWKAHDMVTRQSYGHEDGFGSLVARFDACGYPAGEAAIAENLNGGQPGADAVFADWQSDSSHLGNLLGPDYVVAGIKRAPAASNGGTYSWVWVMEFGSAVDTLLPNP, encoded by the coding sequence TTGGCCCATCTCTTCGCGATCCCGACCATGCGACGAAACGCCGGCAGCGGGCGCCCGTTCGGCGGACGCCTGCTGCCGGCGCTCCTGCTCGCCCTCTGTGCGCTGCTGGGGCCGGCCCGCGCCGCCCGCGGCGCCCAGGCGGCAGCGGGCACGCCGGTGACGTACAGCGCCGGTTGGAACCTGGTGGCGCTGCCTTCCGGGACCGTCCTGCCGGCGAGCGTCGGTCCTGCCTACTCGCTTACGGCAGACGGCAACGCCTACGAGCAGGTGGCGAACGGCGGCGCCGTCGGCGGTCGGGCGCTTTGGATCTTCTTCCCGCAGGACACGACGCTGACGCTTGACCGCAGCGCCGCAGAGACGAGCCGCACCGTGGCGCCGCCCGGCCAGCACGCGCTGGTCGGCAACCCGAGCAGCGACGCCACGCTCGACATCAGCGGCGCCGACGCCGCGTACAGCTTCGATCCGCAGCAGGGCTGGGAGGCCGTGACCTCGCTGGAGCCGGGCCGCGGCGCACTGGTGCAGGTCGGCGCGGCGGGCAGCGTGACGCTTGGCAAAGTGACGGGCGATGCGCTTGATGCGACGCTGAACCAGCTCCAGAACACGCTGAGCGACGCGCCCACCGACCGTGACGCCGTCGAAGGCGTGGCGCGCGTGGCGGGCGAATTGCTGCGCAGCCGCCAGTACGCACGCGTGCAGGCGCTGCTCGACGACATGCGCCGGACACAAGAGGAGGGGCTGCGCCGCACCGGCAGCGCCCCACTGCCGGCGCTTTCCGCGAACGAGCAGCGCGCCGTCGTTACCGTGCGAGAGAACGTGGCCGCGGCGCGCGATGCCACAGACGCCGGCTCGGTGGCGGCGGCCGACGCCGCGATCGAGCAGGCTCGAACGGCGGCGCAGGCGGCCAGCGATGAAGCGGTCGCCGTGGCCCGCGGCGGCGATGCCGCGCCGGCGTCGCTGAGCTGGGAGGCCGCCGGCCAGTCCGCACCGAATACCGGTCTCGCGGCCGCGGGCGCCTTGCTGCGCGGCACCTTGCTGCTGACCGGCCTGGGTACACCGCCGTCGGATATGGTCTGGACGCTCGTGAGCACGCTCAGCAGCGGCGGCGCCTGCCAGGTCACGCCGGCCGCGTTCACCCTGGACGGCGAAGAGCAGCGCATGCTTGCGCTGGTCAACCAGTTGCGCGCGGCGCACGGCCTGGCGCCGCTGCAGCTCTCCGCGAACCTCGAACGCACCGCGGCCTGGAAGGCGCACGACATGGTCACGCGGCAGTCGTACGGGCACGAGGACGGCTTCGGCTCGCTGGTCGCCCGCTTCGACGCCTGCGGCTATCCGGCCGGAGAGGCGGCGATCGCCGAGAATCTCAACGGCGGCCAGCCCGGCGCCGACGCGGTCTTCGCCGACTGGCAGAGCGACTCCAGCCATCTCGGCAACCTGCTCGGGCCGGACTACGTCGTCGCCGGCATCAAGCGCGCCCCGGCCGCGTCCAACGGCGGCACCTATAGCTGGGTTTGGGTGATGGAGTTCGGCAGCGCCGTGGACACGCTGCTGCCGAACCCCTGA
- a CDS encoding Rieske 2Fe-2S domain-containing protein, producing the protein MPAVLAITPEERPVFAFIAARSIPICAKGTREQQEVAERLVYISRALDDAPPGPGEIELFVEDIYHLGVRIFAYSVDVEEFWHDRLAEARGQAPIEPVDPNVELAIRRYLPQAEQSPQSWSFRQVDGAFVDLGFKFDRLLDAEAPQVRGLYNKERTTISNTARERREKNAIKRGVVSPLDAATPPALPAPDGAAQAAEATAGHADEDAEPAWPRPVGNAAARPQPSAALSTISRATFPDAYGWGVDVATGVSADTLAPDKPRKVNVGGVEMMLVNTEGVVCAAARTCPHRGWDLTRGTVENGLLTCSLHGAQFEVCSGKVVREPYDPAFNKENTLMGSVMGALDPKHTTDPIATYPTTVAADGEVHVHI; encoded by the coding sequence ATGCCAGCGGTGCTCGCCATCACGCCGGAGGAGCGGCCGGTCTTCGCGTTCATCGCGGCGCGCAGTATTCCCATCTGCGCGAAGGGCACGCGGGAGCAGCAGGAGGTCGCGGAGCGGCTGGTCTACATCTCCCGCGCCCTGGACGACGCGCCCCCCGGCCCCGGCGAGATCGAGCTGTTTGTCGAGGACATCTACCACCTGGGCGTGCGCATCTTCGCCTACAGCGTCGACGTCGAAGAGTTCTGGCACGATCGCCTCGCCGAGGCGCGCGGCCAGGCCCCGATCGAGCCGGTCGACCCCAACGTGGAGCTGGCGATCCGCCGCTATCTGCCCCAGGCCGAGCAGAGCCCGCAGAGCTGGAGCTTCCGCCAGGTAGACGGCGCCTTCGTCGATCTCGGCTTCAAGTTCGACCGCCTGCTCGATGCGGAGGCGCCGCAGGTGCGCGGCCTCTACAACAAGGAGCGCACCACGATCTCGAACACGGCCCGCGAGCGGCGCGAGAAGAACGCGATCAAGCGCGGCGTCGTCTCGCCGCTCGACGCCGCGACGCCGCCGGCCCTGCCGGCGCCCGACGGGGCCGCGCAGGCGGCGGAGGCCACTGCCGGCCACGCGGACGAGGATGCCGAGCCGGCCTGGCCGCGTCCCGTTGGTAATGCCGCCGCCCGGCCCCAGCCGAGCGCCGCGCTCTCCACGATCAGCCGTGCGACCTTTCCCGACGCCTACGGCTGGGGCGTCGATGTCGCGACCGGGGTAAGCGCGGACACGCTGGCGCCGGACAAGCCGCGCAAGGTCAACGTCGGCGGCGTAGAGATGATGCTCGTGAACACGGAGGGGGTGGTCTGCGCCGCGGCCCGCACCTGCCCGCACCGTGGTTGGGACTTGACGCGCGGCACGGTCGAGAATGGCCTGCTCACCTGCAGCTTGCACGGGGCCCAGTTTGAGGTCTGCTCCGGCAAGGTCGTGCGCGAGCCGTACGACCCGGCCTTCAACAAAGAGAACACGCTGATGGGCAGCGTGATGGGCGCCCTCGATCCGAAGCACACGACGGACCCGATCGCCACCTATCCGACCACGGTGGCCGCAGACGGTGAGGTCCACGTTCACATCTAG
- a CDS encoding 3-oxoacid CoA-transferase subunit A, translated as MNKLVASAEEAVSDIADGATVMLGGFVGVGAAWDLIHALARHGARNLTCIQTATRIEMAPLIEAGLVGKVITSFPAYASADRISPFEEQYKRGQIELELVPQGTLAERMRAAGAGIPAFYTATGVGTLIAEGKPTAWFDGREYLLERWLPADFALVGALRADRFGNLVYRRSGRNFNHAMAAAARITIAEVREIVEPGQIEPDAVHTPAVYVQRVVLSSGAGQNGAGR; from the coding sequence ATGAACAAGCTGGTCGCCAGCGCCGAGGAGGCGGTCTCCGACATTGCCGACGGCGCCACGGTGATGCTGGGCGGCTTCGTGGGCGTGGGCGCGGCCTGGGACCTGATCCACGCCCTCGCGCGGCACGGCGCGCGCAACCTTACCTGCATCCAGACGGCGACGCGCATCGAGATGGCGCCGCTGATCGAGGCCGGTCTGGTCGGCAAAGTGATCACCTCGTTCCCCGCCTACGCCTCCGCCGATCGGATCTCACCCTTCGAGGAGCAGTACAAGCGCGGCCAGATCGAGCTGGAGCTGGTGCCGCAGGGCACGCTGGCCGAGCGCATGCGCGCCGCCGGCGCCGGCATTCCCGCCTTTTACACGGCCACCGGCGTGGGCACGCTGATTGCCGAGGGGAAGCCAACGGCCTGGTTCGACGGCCGCGAGTATCTGCTCGAACGCTGGCTGCCGGCCGACTTCGCGCTGGTCGGCGCCTTGCGGGCGGATCGCTTCGGCAACCTCGTCTACCGGCGCAGCGGGCGCAATTTCAACCACGCCATGGCCGCCGCCGCGCGGATCACCATCGCCGAGGTGCGGGAGATCGTCGAGCCGGGGCAGATCGAACCCGACGCCGTGCATACGCCGGCGGTCTACGTGCAGCGCGTCGTGCTGAGCAGCGGCGCCGGGCAGAACGGCGCCGGCCGGTGA
- a CDS encoding 3-oxoacid CoA-transferase subunit B codes for MVLRVCRELRDGMVVNLGLGVPTLLADVIPADIDVLLHGENGVLGYGAYAKPEEEDTETINPGGAHVTLRPGASFFDSTESFALVRGGHVDIAVLGAMQVSERGDLANWMVPARGVGGIGGAMDLAAGAKRVIVVMEHVTRDGLAKLVRECSYPLTARACVQTIVTDLAVLEIVPEGMLLKELAPGVSAVEVQARSEPRLLIAPDLREMRF; via the coding sequence ATGGTATTGCGCGTCTGCCGCGAGCTGCGCGACGGCATGGTGGTGAATCTCGGCCTCGGCGTGCCCACGCTGCTGGCCGACGTGATTCCCGCCGATATCGACGTGCTGCTGCACGGCGAGAACGGCGTGCTTGGCTACGGTGCCTACGCGAAGCCGGAGGAGGAAGACACGGAGACGATCAACCCCGGCGGCGCCCACGTCACCTTGCGGCCCGGTGCCAGCTTCTTCGACAGCACCGAGTCGTTCGCGCTGGTGCGCGGCGGCCACGTGGACATCGCGGTGTTGGGCGCGATGCAGGTGTCGGAGCGGGGTGACCTGGCGAACTGGATGGTGCCGGCGCGCGGTGTGGGCGGCATCGGCGGCGCCATGGACCTCGCGGCCGGGGCTAAGCGGGTGATCGTGGTGATGGAGCACGTGACCAGGGACGGCCTAGCGAAGCTCGTGCGCGAGTGCAGCTATCCGCTCACGGCGCGGGCCTGCGTGCAGACGATCGTCACCGACCTGGCCGTGCTGGAGATCGTGCCGGAGGGCATGCTGCTCAAGGAGCTGGCGCCGGGCGTGAGCGCGGTGGAGGTGCAGGCCCGTTCCGAGCCGCGCCTGCTGATCGCGCCCGACCTCCGCGAGATGCGGTTCTGA
- a CDS encoding restriction endonuclease gives MVLKATHSVSVPTYDQLIWPTIVALRELGGSGTNREIDQRVIALEGLSEEQQLVPHGDGRLTEISYRLMWSRTYLKVAGALQNSSRGVWALTEIGRALAEPDALAIPQKVRAQYAGRPAQRRRPKLAPPELETTTISTSIGTPLSSTEFEQWRDWLLEALRDMPPPAFERLAQRLLREAGFVRVEVTGRSGDGGIDGIGVLQMQLLSFQVFFQCKRYRGSVGAAAVRDFRGAMVGRTDKGILITTGYFTEDAKREATRDGAPALDLIDGDRLCGLLKEYALGVSTRQVDAVTIDPSWFQSL, from the coding sequence ATGGTACTGAAGGCGACGCACAGTGTCAGCGTGCCAACGTACGACCAGCTCATCTGGCCCACCATCGTCGCTCTGCGCGAATTGGGTGGCTCGGGTACTAACCGCGAAATCGACCAACGTGTAATAGCGCTCGAAGGGCTATCCGAAGAGCAGCAGCTGGTGCCTCATGGCGATGGCCGGCTCACCGAGATTTCCTACCGATTGATGTGGTCACGAACGTACTTAAAGGTTGCTGGCGCACTGCAAAACAGCAGCCGCGGCGTCTGGGCGCTCACTGAAATCGGGCGAGCCTTAGCAGAGCCTGATGCCCTTGCGATTCCGCAGAAGGTTCGTGCACAGTATGCGGGCCGACCTGCCCAACGCAGGCGACCAAAACTGGCTCCGCCAGAGCTGGAGACCACTACGATCTCGACCTCGATCGGGACGCCACTGAGCAGCACGGAGTTCGAACAGTGGCGAGATTGGCTGCTTGAGGCCCTCCGTGACATGCCTCCTCCAGCCTTTGAACGATTGGCTCAGCGCCTTCTGCGCGAAGCCGGATTCGTGCGCGTCGAAGTCACAGGTCGGAGCGGAGATGGTGGGATCGACGGCATCGGCGTGCTGCAAATGCAGTTGCTCAGCTTTCAAGTCTTCTTTCAGTGCAAACGATACCGAGGCAGTGTCGGGGCCGCGGCTGTGCGTGACTTCAGGGGAGCGATGGTCGGCCGCACAGACAAAGGGATCCTCATCACTACTGGATACTTCACCGAGGACGCCAAACGTGAGGCGACCCGTGACGGGGCACCAGCGCTGGACCTCATTGACGGCGACCGCCTATGCGGTCTCCTGAAGGAGTACGCGCTGGGGGTCAGTACGCGTCAGGTCGATGCGGTGACGATCGACCCAAGTTGGTTTCAGTCACTTTAG
- a CDS encoding GAF domain-containing protein, translated as MSSEHVTVAASGAAAAPSPSLSRPDGEFEALLRLAELHRRFASPQKPDIALQAICDLARDLTRGRYAALAITDERDRTEGFYTSGLTRAEMKGLKVPPTGHGPLGSLRSDGRPVRINDLENHPYAFGFPPRHPVMQRMLGVPIWAKGEVRGSMYITDRTDGEPFDDDDERAMVALARHATYIVENFWY; from the coding sequence ATGAGCAGCGAGCACGTCACCGTGGCCGCTTCCGGCGCGGCGGCCGCCCCGTCGCCGTCCCTTTCCCGGCCCGACGGCGAATTCGAGGCGCTGCTGCGGCTGGCCGAGCTGCACCGCCGCTTCGCCTCGCCGCAGAAGCCCGACATCGCCTTGCAGGCGATCTGCGACCTGGCGCGCGATCTAACCCGAGGCCGCTACGCCGCGCTGGCGATCACCGACGAACGCGACCGCACCGAAGGCTTCTACACCAGCGGCCTGACCCGCGCCGAGATGAAGGGTCTGAAGGTGCCGCCCACCGGCCACGGACCGCTCGGCAGTCTGCGCAGCGACGGCAGGCCGGTGCGCATCAACGATTTGGAGAACCATCCCTACGCCTTCGGCTTCCCGCCCAGGCATCCGGTGATGCAGCGCATGCTCGGCGTGCCGATCTGGGCGAAGGGCGAGGTGCGCGGCAGCATGTACATCACCGATCGCACGGATGGTGAGCCGTTCGACGACGACGACGAGCGGGCGATGGTCGCGCTCGCCCGCCACGCGACCTACATCGTCGAGAACTTCTGGTACTGA
- the yqeC gene encoding selenium cofactor biosynthesis protein YqeC, translated as MNLSEAFALQARERVAIVGGGGKTTILFRLAAESIATGRTVVIAGTTRFTPPRSGRPPPLLIVGPEDDPSQSVSAALRTSPALTLASGRGDKGRWLPLSTAQADALAAMPELALLALEADGSRNRPFKAPGAGEPVIPASTTLVLAVVGLDVVGRPLGEEWVHRPERVAALSGLAPGEPLSPEAIARVLLHADGGRKGVPAGARWLPVLNKAEPAHRAAGERLARLLLAGGADAVVLASAAADVPVLAVMQ; from the coding sequence ATGAACCTGAGCGAGGCGTTCGCGCTGCAGGCACGCGAGCGGGTGGCGATCGTGGGCGGCGGCGGCAAGACCACGATCCTGTTTCGCCTGGCCGCCGAGTCCATCGCCACCGGACGCACCGTCGTCATCGCCGGCACCACCCGCTTCACGCCGCCGCGCTCCGGCCGGCCTCCGCCGTTGCTGATCGTGGGCCCCGAGGACGATCCATCTCAGTCCGTCTCGGCGGCATTGCGCACGTCGCCCGCCCTGACGCTGGCCAGCGGACGCGGCGACAAGGGCCGCTGGCTGCCGCTGAGCACAGCCCAGGCCGACGCGCTGGCTGCAATGCCCGAGCTGGCGCTGCTGGCGCTGGAGGCGGACGGCAGCCGCAACCGGCCGTTCAAGGCGCCAGGCGCGGGCGAGCCGGTGATTCCAGCCTCGACCACGCTCGTGCTCGCGGTCGTCGGCCTCGATGTCGTCGGTCGACCGCTGGGCGAGGAGTGGGTGCACCGTCCGGAGCGCGTGGCCGCACTGAGCGGGCTGGCGCCGGGCGAGCCGCTTTCACCGGAGGCCATTGCCCGCGTACTGCTGCATGCGGATGGCGGCCGCAAAGGCGTGCCCGCCGGCGCCCGCTGGCTGCCGGTGCTGAACAAGGCCGAGCCGGCGCACCGCGCCGCCGGTGAGCGCCTCGCGCGCCTGCTGCTCGCGGGCGGCGCCGACGCCGTCGTGCTTGCCAGCGCCGCGGCAGACGTGCCCGTCCTCGCCGTGATGCAGTAG
- the recQ gene encoding DNA helicase RecQ, with protein MTELSAPRRERALSVLRATFGYGSFRPLQEEIVGAVLAGRDTFVLMPTGGGKSLCYQLPALLLEGMTVVVSPLIALMQDQVDQLTALGVAATFINSSLDLGEMDRRRRAVARGDVKLLYVAPERFASPGFLNLLGNTGVARFAIDEAHCISEWGHDFRPDYRELKRLRQVFPETPFAAFTATATARVQQDIVAQLGLKHAAQFRASFNRANLFYEVRPKKSAYEQLRRYLRGRRRDSGIIYCQSREGTEKLAAKLRADGFSATAYHAGLEPDERRERQGAFIRDDVRIMVATIAFGMGIDKPDVRFVVHADLPRNLEGYYQESGRAGRDGDPADCILFYSYGDVTKVMRFIDEKPPAERRVAVQQLRQMANWAADPACRRRALLAYFDEQFPGQNAPCCDVCRDGLADAEPVDCTIEARMLIAAARQTGERFGGAHLVKILRGTADERTERWGHERLKTWGVGAERSQEEWQHIVRELVREGYLRIDTEAYNAIRVTEQGDAVRADKRTVLLRPAPARATSAAGSRDRGTRDEPAEPADEALFEALRAVRRRLALEQAVPPYVIFSDRTLRELAARKPSSGAAMLQVNGVGEHKADEYGELFLRAIAEYQAGGEAAEAAPAVRPRRGAGGANGLSGTVERTLEFHRAGKRPEEIGELRGLSAVTVYGHLADALLLGAEIDLDRLIGPERRAVILAAMDGEGSGPLRPVLDRLGDGYHYGELRLVQAALNAGLLESGENRDQRGLGVGRGA; from the coding sequence ATGACCGAACTTTCTGCCCCGCGGCGCGAGCGTGCCCTGTCAGTCCTGCGCGCCACCTTTGGCTACGGCTCGTTCCGGCCGCTGCAGGAGGAGATCGTCGGCGCGGTGCTGGCCGGGCGCGATACCTTCGTGCTGATGCCCACCGGCGGCGGCAAGTCGCTCTGCTACCAGTTGCCGGCGCTCCTGCTCGAGGGCATGACCGTCGTCGTCTCGCCGCTGATCGCGCTGATGCAGGACCAGGTCGATCAGCTCACCGCGCTCGGCGTTGCCGCGACGTTCATCAACAGCTCGCTCGACCTGGGCGAGATGGACCGCCGTCGCCGGGCCGTGGCGCGCGGCGACGTGAAGCTGCTCTACGTCGCGCCGGAACGCTTCGCCAGCCCTGGCTTCTTGAACCTGCTGGGCAACACCGGCGTCGCCCGCTTCGCCATCGACGAAGCGCACTGCATCTCCGAGTGGGGCCACGACTTCCGCCCCGACTACCGCGAGCTGAAGCGGCTGCGCCAGGTGTTCCCCGAAACGCCGTTCGCCGCCTTCACCGCCACGGCCACGGCGCGCGTGCAGCAGGACATCGTCGCGCAGCTCGGTCTCAAGCACGCCGCTCAGTTCCGAGCCAGCTTCAACCGCGCCAACCTGTTTTACGAGGTGCGGCCGAAGAAGAGCGCCTACGAGCAGTTGCGCCGCTACCTGCGCGGCCGCCGGCGCGACTCGGGCATCATCTACTGCCAGTCGCGCGAGGGCACAGAGAAGCTCGCGGCGAAGCTGCGCGCCGACGGCTTCAGCGCCACCGCCTACCACGCCGGCCTGGAGCCGGACGAGCGCCGCGAGCGCCAGGGCGCCTTTATCCGCGACGACGTGCGCATCATGGTCGCCACGATCGCCTTCGGCATGGGCATCGACAAGCCGGACGTGCGCTTCGTCGTGCACGCGGACCTGCCGCGCAACCTGGAAGGCTACTACCAGGAGAGCGGCCGCGCCGGCCGCGACGGCGATCCTGCCGACTGCATCCTCTTCTACAGCTACGGCGACGTGACCAAGGTCATGCGCTTCATCGACGAGAAGCCGCCGGCCGAGCGCCGCGTCGCCGTGCAGCAACTGCGGCAGATGGCAAACTGGGCCGCGGACCCCGCCTGCCGCCGCCGCGCCCTGCTCGCCTACTTCGATGAGCAGTTCCCTGGCCAGAACGCGCCCTGCTGCGACGTCTGCCGCGACGGCCTGGCCGACGCCGAGCCGGTAGATTGCACGATCGAGGCGCGTATGCTGATCGCCGCCGCGCGCCAGACGGGTGAGCGCTTCGGCGGTGCGCACCTGGTCAAGATCCTGCGCGGCACGGCCGACGAGCGCACCGAGCGCTGGGGCCACGAGCGGCTGAAGACATGGGGCGTCGGCGCGGAGCGTTCGCAGGAGGAATGGCAGCACATCGTGCGCGAGCTGGTGCGCGAGGGCTACCTGCGCATCGACACCGAGGCGTATAACGCCATCCGCGTCACCGAGCAGGGCGACGCCGTGCGCGCCGACAAGCGAACCGTGCTCCTCCGCCCGGCGCCGGCCCGCGCCACCAGCGCCGCCGGCTCGCGCGATCGCGGGACGCGCGATGAGCCGGCTGAACCGGCCGACGAGGCGCTGTTTGAGGCCTTGCGCGCCGTGCGCCGGCGGCTGGCGCTGGAGCAGGCCGTGCCGCCCTACGTGATCTTCTCCGACCGCACGCTGCGCGAGTTAGCGGCGCGCAAGCCCTCCAGCGGCGCGGCCATGCTGCAGGTGAACGGCGTCGGCGAGCACAAGGCCGACGAATACGGCGAATTGTTCCTGCGCGCGATCGCCGAGTACCAGGCGGGTGGCGAGGCGGCCGAAGCGGCGCCGGCTGTGCGGCCGCGGCGCGGGGCGGGCGGCGCCAACGGGTTGTCCGGAACGGTGGAACGCACGCTGGAGTTCCACCGCGCGGGCAAGCGTCCCGAAGAGATCGGCGAGCTGCGCGGCCTCTCCGCAGTGACGGTCTACGGCCACCTTGCCGACGCACTGCTGCTCGGCGCGGAGATCGACCTCGACCGGCTGATTGGCCCGGAGCGGCGGGCGGTTATCCTGGCGGCAATGGATGGTGAAGGCAGCGGGCCGCTGCGCCCGGTGCTCGATCGGCTTGGCGACGGCTACCACTACGGCGAGCTGCGGCTGGTGCAGGCGGCGCTGAACGCCGGCCTGCTCGAGAGCGGCGAGAACCGTGATCAGCGCGGTCTGGGAGTGGGGCGCGGGGCCTGA